One Glandiceps talaboti chromosome 2, keGlaTala1.1, whole genome shotgun sequence genomic region harbors:
- the LOC144453811 gene encoding uncharacterized protein LOC144453811 has protein sequence MGTKLLVVILSVITMVYSDGTLELQLVTFSNREGQLSNGDKCDDVNGDECDTQMDFCLTSVPYNIDNECSYGNESTGILGGDNIDFASGQSLGNGLSNPIEFPFFGEWPSQFVLVIHVNDEDDDGDELIDKYLNNVQIEPGTSQQSAVWKSLVTTGDSGHTQMASQVKVYCAENWYDRHCNTYCFAQPEDTFTCDYQTGSKTCKLGWAGPDCNVALCTTGCHPIHGSCTQPRECICEENWTGRLCDECIRSEGCVNGFCIAGNDCHCHDDTWSGELCDIDLNSCRNTPCENGGSCTNTGPDAYSCECVDGFIGENCETDVNECESSPCLNGGNCLDFQGYYECECNPGFEGVDCEIEINHCFVESPDGKLIPTGVCGAYGTCVNTPTTFRCECHEGFQGLTCDENIDDCADNDCKHGSTCVDGVAKYHCECAPGWEGHHCQRDIDECASGPCENGGTCIDEFADFTCLCPKGWEGKDCSVGAPEDCLVDGKGEVSHGSEWEDECNGCFCTNGDTQCSKIWCGPDNCLAYNKDLDRDGNKVIYTCPPDAPCTLQPEHECLLGHCKLFGECYNHKKDSVQDARCGTSSFDDKAGTYACTYVGMRLDYDILPMNSSVEDVCYELRRIKDLRPHAMDDRLVILCDKDIESGQDNVIYVSLESGSGPGVTEDAMNEMIRFIQALPQESDNLILKSIYDIFIPKDSPQYSASSDIYIWLPILLVLLLLCLVAIVIFAVWYRRRKQKQQKHIDHPLSRLTLKMRENPFFEEKDEVEAYGMTTYVPNHEQCSSADADYELDVISLSSQSDHGCEMENQKDYAETDHDYMTMENNPTGQLPPDFIPRRNDGGPEFV, from the exons ATGGGCACTAAACTACTGGTCGTCATTCTTTCCGTCATTACG ATGGTTTATAGTGACGGAACTTTGGAACTACAATTGGTAACTTTCAGTAACAGAGAGGGTCAGTTATCAAATGGAGATAAATGTGATGATGTGAATGGTGATGAGTGTGATACTCAGATGGATTTCTGTCTTACTTCCGTAccatataatattgataatgaatGTTCATATGGAAATGAAAGTACTGGTATTCTTGGAGGAGATAACATTGACTTTGCCTCAGGACAATCACTTGGCAATGGACTGAGTAATCCAATTGAGTTCCCATTCTTTGGAGAGTGGCCG AGTCAGTTTGTTTTAGTCATTCATGTgaatgatgaagatgatgatggaGATGAACTAATTGACAAATACTTGAATAATGTACAGATAGAACCAGGAACTAGTCAACAAAGTGCAGTTTGGAAAAGTTTAGTTACGACTGGTGATAGTGGACACACACAAATGGCTAGTCAAGTCAAG GTGTATTGTGCTGAGAATTGGTATGACCGGCATTGTAACACTTACTGCTTTGCACAACCTGAGGACACATTCACCTGTGACTACCAAACTGGAAGTAAAACTTGTAAATTAGGTTGGGCTGGGCCTGACTGTAATGTTG CTCTTTGTACCACTGGGTGTCATCCAATTCATGGCAGTTGCACACAGCCAAGGGAATGCAT TTGTGAGGAAAACTGGACTGGTAGACTATGTGATGAGTGCATACGATCTGAAGGATGTG TGAATGGATTTTGTATTGCTGGCAATGATTGTCACTGTCATGACGACACATGGAGTGGTGAACTATGTGACATTG ATCTGAATTCTTGTCGTAATACACCATGTGAGAATGGTGGTTCGTGTACCAATACTGGTCCTGATGCCTATAGCTGTGAGTGTGTAGATGGTTTCATTGGTGAAAATTGTGAAACAG ATGTGAATGAGTGTGAAAGTTCTCCATGTTTAAATGGTGGCAACTGTCTTGATTTCCAAGGATATTATGAATGTGAATGTAATCCTGGCTTTGAAGGTGTCGACTGTGAGATTG AAATCAACCACTGTTTTGTTGAATCACCTGATGGTAAATTGATCCCTACTGGAGTGTGTGGTGCCTATGGTACATGTGTTAATACACCTACAACCTTCAGATGTGAATGCCATGAAGGTTTCCAAGGACTGACGTGTGATGAGA ATATTGATGACTGTGCTGACAATGACTGCAAACATGGTTCAACTTGTGTGGATGGCGTTGCTAAGTATCACTGTGAATGTGCACCAGGATGGGAAGGACACCATTGTCagagag atattgatgagtgtGCTTCAGGTCCCTGTGAAAATGGAGGTACTTGTATCGATGAATTTGCAGACTTTACATGCTTATGTCCTAAAGGGTGGGAAGGAAAAGACTGCAGTGTTG GAGCACCAGAAGACTGCCTTGTTGATGGGAAAGGTGAAGTATCTCATGGCTCAGAATGGGAAGACGAGTGTAATGGATGCTTCTGTACTAATGGTGATACCCAGTGTAGTAAG ATCTGGTGTGGTCCAGACAACTGCCTGGCATATAACAAAGATTTGGATAGAGACGGTAATAAAGTGATATACACATGTCCACCAGATGCTCCTTGCACACTTCAACCAGAACATGAATGTCTGCTTGGTCACTGTAAACTATTTGGTGAATGTTACAATCACAAAAAGGATTCTGTCCAGGACGCTCGGTGTGGTACCTCATCATTTGATGATAAAGCTGGCACCTATGCATGTACCTATGTTGGCATGAGACTAGATTATGACATTCTCCCAATG AATTCCAGCGTTGAAGATGTATGTTATGAATTACGTCGAATCAAAGATTTGCGCCCTCATGCCATGGATGATAGACTAGTCATACTATGTGACAAAGACATTGAGAGTGGTCAGGATAATGTTATCTATGTTTCTCTG GAAAGTGGCAGTGGACCAGGTGTAACTGAAGATGCAATGAATGAAATGATAAGGTTTATTCAAGCTTTGCCACAAGAAAGTGATAACCTTATACTAAAATCAATCTATGACATCTTTATTCCTAAAGATTCTCCTCAGTATTCAGCTAGTTCAG ATATTTATATTTGGTTGCCCATTCTATTGGTCTTACTCCTATTGTGTTTGGTAGCAATCGTCATTTTTGCTGTTTGGTATCGCCGTCGTAAACAAAAACAGCAAAAACATATTGATCATCCCTTGTCAAGACTTACATTGAAAATGAGAGAAAACCCATTCTTTGAAGAAAAAG ATGAAGTCGAGGCATATGGTATGACAACTTATGTACCAAATCATGAACAGTGTAGCTCAGCTGATGCAG ATTATGAACTAGATGTGATCAGTTTATCTTCACAAAGTGACCATGGCTGtgaaatggaaaaccagaaagactatgcAGAAACCGACCATGATTACATGACAATGGAAAACAACCCAACTGGACAGTTACCACCAGACTTTATACCACGTAGGAATGATGGTGGACCAGAATTTGTGTAG
- the LOC144453813 gene encoding cytochrome c oxidase assembly factor 6 homolog isoform X1, with translation MFSVTEILINMSSAPPLNAEGRQKCWNSRDEYFTCLDKNNEDKSQCTDLFKLFENNCPNTWVKYFHKRRDFEKYKQQLKTEGAQLAKEDSSS, from the exons atgttttctgttacaGAAATCTTGATTAACATGTCATCAGCACCACCGTTGAATGCAGAAGGGCGTCAGAAATGTTGGAATTCAAGAGATGAGTATTTTACTTGTCTGGATAAAAACAATGAAGACAAATCACAATGTACAGATTTATtcaaattgtttgaaaataattgtCCAAATACCTGG gtcaaatattttcataaaagaaGAGATTTTGAGAAATACAAACAGCAGCTAAAAACTGAAGGTGCACAACTAGCAAAAGAAGACAGCAGTAGCTGA
- the LOC144453813 gene encoding cytochrome c oxidase assembly factor 6 homolog isoform X2 — protein sequence MSSAPPLNAEGRQKCWNSRDEYFTCLDKNNEDKSQCTDLFKLFENNCPNTWVKYFHKRRDFEKYKQQLKTEGAQLAKEDSSS from the exons ATGTCATCAGCACCACCGTTGAATGCAGAAGGGCGTCAGAAATGTTGGAATTCAAGAGATGAGTATTTTACTTGTCTGGATAAAAACAATGAAGACAAATCACAATGTACAGATTTATtcaaattgtttgaaaataattgtCCAAATACCTGG gtcaaatattttcataaaagaaGAGATTTTGAGAAATACAAACAGCAGCTAAAAACTGAAGGTGCACAACTAGCAAAAGAAGACAGCAGTAGCTGA
- the LOC144453812 gene encoding uncharacterized protein LOC144453812, whose product MSEVHPARITNVSDSMSSSSGVNRRSDEEINGPGAELRMNIDTLSDLKSKAIKPSVTEACDARNTIEHDGNVLMNGCITVKYQDENESCVRNEEDEKSRSKEDISLGTNHRLHEHDVGHLGDTICNKSKQDDGSGDTEKRTQLSEEHEHCSVSEDLSKLNIKDSSKSEDAGNDVQPEISYVGYESEGQMPDIMRLITKDLSEPYSIYTYRYFIHNWPHLCFLAMHGEICVGAIVCKLDVHKKMAKRGYIAMLAVDENYRRQKIGSKLVRKAIYAMVEGNCDEVVLETEITNKAALQLYENLGFVRDKRLFRYYLNGVDALRLKLWLR is encoded by the exons ATGTCTGAAGTCCACCCCGCAAGAATTACAAACGTTAGTGATTCGATGTCGAGCTCGAGTGGAGTTAATCGCAGATCTGACGAGGAAATCAATGGACCAGGTGCGGAACTTAGGATGAACATCGATACTCTGTCAGACCTGAAATCAAAGGCTATAAAACCCTCTGTCACTGAAGCGTGTGACGCTAGAAATACCATCGAACATGACGGTAATGTACTCATGAATGGCTGTATTACAGTAAAATATCAGGATGAAAACGAAAGTTGTGTTAGAAATGAAGAAGATGAAAAAAGTAGATCTAAAGAGGACATCTCGCTTGGTACAAATCATAGATTGCACGAACATGACGTTGGACATCTTGGAGATACGATTTGTAACAAATCTAAACAAGATGACGGTTCTGGTGATACAGAAAAGAGGACGCAACTCAGTGAAGAACACGAACACTGTAGTGTTTCAGAAGACCTGTCAAAACTCAACATAAAAGATTCATCTAAAAGTGAAGATGCAGGCAATGATGTACAGCCAGAAATAAGTTATGTTGGATATGAATCAGAAGGGCAAATGCCTGATATCATGAGGCTGATCACAAAAGACCTGTCTGAACCCTACTCAATTTATACCTATAGGTACTTTATTCACAACTGGCCACATTTATGCTTCCTG gCCATGCATGGAGAAATATGTGTAGGTGCTATAGTATGTAAACTGGATGTTCACAAGAAGATGGCCAAAAGAGGATATATAGCAATGTTGGCTGTAGATGAAAATTATAGACGACAAAAGATAG GCTCTAAATTGGTGAGGAAGGCTATTTATGCAATGGTAGAAGGCAACTGTGATGAG GTTGTGTTGGAAACAGAGATCACTAATAAAGCAGCTCTGCAGTTGTATGAAAATCTAGGCTTTGTGAGAGACAAGCGACTGTTTCGCTACTACCTTAATGGCGTAGATGCATTACGATTAAAACTCTGGCTTAGATAG